CGCCAGCGCGGCCAGATCGAACCGGCTCTTGTCCAGACGAACCGGACGATTCGGGTCGGTGCTGAGCAGTTCGTCAATGTCTCCGAGAGCCATCTGCACCTGCCTCTGGATGCGCTCGATGACCTCCGGGGTGAGGCGGCTGACGCCGCGCGCCTGCTGGTCGCGCAGCACCTGGGCCAGGGCGTTGATGGCCGTGAGGGGCTGCTTGAGGTCGTGCACGAGTGTAGCCGTCACGCTGTCGCGTGCTTCCAGACTTCGCGCCAGTTCACCGGCCTCGTGACGTGCTTCGGCGAAGGCCAGGACCGCGCCGCAGATCGCCGACAGGCCAACCGTCAGCGCCGGCGCGACTGAGAACAGCCAGAAGTCCCAGTACATCAGGTACCGCGCCAGCACGAACACGCCCGCGACGATGGCGACGGCATAGCCGAGGGCCTGCCACCCGCCCTTGCGGCGGAAGATCAGCAGGACCACGATGCTCAGCCCGGCCATGAAGGCCCACATCAGTCCCGTCGGCGGCACGCGGATGAAGCGCCGCTGCAGCACGGTGTCCAGCGCGTTGGCGTGCACCTCCAGCCCGCTCAGGTTCTCTTCACCGGACTGGTCCACGCAGGAGACCCCGGACGGCCGCGGCGGCGGCGCGGCGGGCCAGTGCTGTGACATCGGCGTGCACTGTCGGTCAGTCAGCGACCCCAGCAGCACGATCTTGCCGGCGAGCAGACGGCGACGCTGCTCCGGTGAGGCGGCCAGGAGGTTCCGCAGGCTGCAGGTGGGATAGGTGCCGGCGCGGCCGGCCCAGTTGATGAGCATGCTGTGCATGCTCGACTGGTTGGTCTCGTCCGAGCGCGCCGGCCCGAGCAGGAAGACGCGCTCGCTGTGCCAGACAGGGATGACCACGTCAGCGCAGCGCACCCGATCGCTGCTCAGCTCCTCGGGCAACTCCTGCCCCTGCCCCCGATAGGCGGCATAGCAGGCCAGGGCAAAGGGCGGACAGGCGTTGCCACTGAGGCTCTGCGGGGCGGGCTCCACCCGCCGCAGGTTGAACTCGTCCCGCTGGATCAGGCGCACCGCGCGGATGACACCTCGTGGGTTGTACAGCACCGGTGAGGCGATGGTCGGGTGGCTCAGCTCCAGTAGCTTCGGCATCTGGATGAAGTTGAAGCGTCCCGGCGTCGGGTTAGTGCCGCTCATGATGACGGTGTCGCCCGGCTCCTGCAGGGCCGCCAGCAGCGGGCCATCGTGGGCGGGGCGGCAGGGGAGGTCCAGCACGAGGTCAATGCCGAGGACGCGCGGCCCGGCCTGCTTGAGGGCGCTGATCGCGTGGCCGAGCTGATCGCGCCGGATCAGCAGGCAGGTGCAGGTGTCGTCATGCTGGCGCTGCTTCTCGGCCCGGAAGCTGTCGGCGTCGGCGCCCTCAATGCCCACCAGCACGATCCCGGGCGACACCGCACGGGCGGGCCGGAGCCGCATCCACGTATCGAGCAGGGAGAACTCGGGATACGACAGGACGGAGCTGGCGCGGCTGCAGATGAAGGTCACCAGGACAGCCAGCAACGCCATCGCCAGCCACCGTTGGCGGCGGCTGCGACGGGCTGGCGCGCCCGCGGGGCGCTGAGGATGCCTGGGTAGTGACATGCCGGGCTGCTCCGTCGGTGACGGTCATCGGCTGGCGGCAAGAGTGAACAGAGGATGGAGTATGGATGATGGCCGGAGGACCCGACGGCGACAGGGCCGGAGCCTGGTCAGTCAGTATTATACAGCAAGTGGCGTCCCCTGGAGACGGCGCAATTGGGTGAGATTGTGACGGAACTGAAGAACGCGTACAGATACGTACGCCTGCCTGCGTAGCTCCCCTCAGCCTACCCGTGAGTAGAACTCCTCACGTCCCCGCCCGGCGCCGGCAAGGCGGAACAACGCTCCCGCCTCGGTCCCATCGCTGGACTTGCTACTCCCGCCGGCGGTCGTGACGTACAGGTCGCGGTAGTCCGCGCCGCCGAAAGTCACGCTCGACACCTTCGGCGCCGGGAAGTCGAACCGCTGGACGACCTGTCCGTCAGGGCTGTAGCGCACGGCGCAGCCACCATCCCAGCGCGCTGACCACACGTGATCCTCGGCATCCACGGTCATGCCGTCGGGAAAGCCCTCCTCGGCCGTCAGCACGGCAAAGGGCCGCTGGTTGGTGATCTCCCCCGTGGCCTCGTCGTAGTCGAACAGCCAGATGGTGTGCGCCCCCGAGTCGGTGAAGTACATCCGCTTCCGGTCCCCCGTGAAGCCCATGCCGTTGGGG
The sequence above is a segment of the bacterium genome. Coding sequences within it:
- a CDS encoding CHASE2 and HATPase_c domain-containing protein; translation: MALLAVLVTFICSRASSVLSYPEFSLLDTWMRLRPARAVSPGIVLVGIEGADADSFRAEKQRQHDDTCTCLLIRRDQLGHAISALKQAGPRVLGIDLVLDLPCRPAHDGPLLAALQEPGDTVIMSGTNPTPGRFNFIQMPKLLELSHPTIASPVLYNPRGVIRAVRLIQRDEFNLRRVEPAPQSLSGNACPPFALACYAAYRGQGQELPEELSSDRVRCADVVIPVWHSERVFLLGPARSDETNQSSMHSMLINWAGRAGTYPTCSLRNLLAASPEQRRRLLAGKIVLLGSLTDRQCTPMSQHWPAAPPPRPSGVSCVDQSGEENLSGLEVHANALDTVLQRRFIRVPPTGLMWAFMAGLSIVVLLIFRRKGGWQALGYAVAIVAGVFVLARYLMYWDFWLFSVAPALTVGLSAICGAVLAFAEARHEAGELARSLEARDSVTATLVHDLKQPLTAINALAQVLRDQQARGVSRLTPEVIERIQRQVQMALGDIDELLSTDPNRPVRLDKSRFDLAALARDLAVPQSLKTGIHKVEVQAPEEGLWVVGDPRFLGRALSNLMDNATKYWPGGGTVVVEIRREPGQVTTRVIDHGIGVPREAQARLFERFERAVPQGLDIPGTGIGLYSVRRIMEAHGGTVELISAPGEGSIFILNLPDEPAISQPTEGLNVT
- a CDS encoding SMP-30/gluconolactonase/LRE family protein; protein product: MHMELIADYACHTGEGPLWHPLQKRLYWVDIPAGRLFRYDPATGEDEQCLEADEAIGGFTVQANGDLLLFMARGAVRTWRDGFRDTIIEEIPAERNSRFNDVIADPRGRVFCGTMAGPDKPGTLYRLDVDGTLKVILEGLGCPNGMGFTGDRKRMYFTDSGAHTIWLFDYDEATGEITNQRPFAVLTAEEGFPDGMTVDAEDHVWSARWDGGCAVRYSPDGQVVQRFDFPAPKVSSVTFGGADYRDLYVTTAGGSSKSSDGTEAGALFRLAGAGRGREEFYSRVG